One Bythopirellula goksoeyrii genomic window, GGAAATCCGTGGGGTAGGGCCCAAAATATCATCCCGACCTGGGCAGGGAAAACTATAGGGCAAGCTAGCGAAACAAGCCCGTCTTGTTGAAGGCCTTGCGGGCGGCATCCTCGTTGGCGGCGATATCGAACACCTTATTCAGCTTGGTAATCTTGAAGACTTCCATTATTTCCGGACAGATGCCACTCAACTTGAGTTTGGCATTGTATTCCTTCGACTTCTTATTGAGCTGCACCAGTTTGCTCAAGGCCGAGGATGCCATGAACAGAACCGGAGAGAAATCAATAATTACACGGTCTTCGGTGGATTTATTCACCTCCGTGTTCAGATCTTCAAAGAGTCGCTCCAAGACGACTGGTTCGACAAGCCGATCGTCCAATATATGGATCGTGAGAATTCCATCCTTCGAGGTAGTTTGAATCGGCATCGTTGGTTACCCTTCTACAGTGCCAAGTAAGTCAAAGACGACAAGCGTGTGCTACATTAGCATCTCATGCCATGAACTCTACGACAAGCGGAAACCCGTAATTTTCTTTGGCAAGACTGTTCTCTACAATACCTCTATGAGGAAGCTACAAGATGTTTTTCGGCTGGTTGAGGGAACGACGACGTCGCCGACTGCTGGCCGAGCCCTGGCCGAGCGAGTGGGAGTCGCACCTCTGCGACAATGTCTGGCAGTACTCACTCTTGGATACGACTCGCCAACAGAGAGTTCGTGATTTTGTCCATGTCATGCTCCAAGAAAAAGATTGGGCAGGGGGAAATCGTCTGATCGTTACCGACGAGATGCGTGTATCTATCGCCGGGCAGGCGGCCCTCCTTACGCTCGGTTTCGAGAAGTCCTATTACTTTGACCGATTGCAGACGATTATTGTCTATCCAGGAGTCTATCAATCCCGCCCAGCTGAGTCCTCCGAGCTGCTGCTGGGACATCTCGAATCGCCCCAATCGTTCCCCGATGTGCGATCGGGCGAATCTTGGCAGGGGGGGCCTATCGTACTGGCCTGGCAGGCTGTGCTGAGTGAAGGTCGCCGACCCAAGTGTGGACGATCCGTTGTGATCCACGAATTTGCCCACCACATGGATAGCCTCGACGGTACAACCGACGGGTCACCTCCGATGACGGATTACAAATTCGAGAAACAGTGGTTTCGGGTTACTTCGGCCGAATTCACTCGCCTGGTGCAAAGCAGCCAACGAGGGGAACGTACTTTGCTCGACAGATACGGAGCCACGAACCATGCAGAGTTTTTCGCGGTCGCTTCAGAATGCTTCTTTACTCGACCCCACCTGATGGCAGTTGAGCATGGCGAACTCTTTGCAGCCCTCGAACGTCTCTTCGGTCAGGATCCGCGCGAGTGGTTGCCGTCACCGTCAAATGCGTAATTAAGCTTCCTCGATATTTGTTTTACACTTCTCTGATAGATCAAAACACGCGTGAACATAGTGACTGCAGAGCATACTTATGCTTGAACTTAATTTCTGCTAGAATGCTTGCTCGAATTGAGAGTATCAGAATTCCCAGAGGAGGATCGAATGATGTCCCAATCGTCGCAGCGGATCATGATGATTTCTACCCATGGTTATGTTGCGGCCGAACCGGAATTTGGCAAACCAGATACCGGTGGCCAAGTAGTCTTCGTAATCGAACTATCTCGATGCTTGGCGCGTCTCGGCTATGAGGTCGACATTCTCACCCGCCAATTTGAAGACCAGCCTGCAGTTGAACCGGTCGACGACCGCGTGCGGGTTCTACGATTTCCATGTGGGGGAAGGCATTTCATTCCTAAGGAGACATTGTGCGAGGCCATCCCTGAATGGGTCCAGCGCGTCGCCACTTTCATTCGGGATGAAAGCCTCGACTACAACTTTATCAACAGCCATTATTGGGATGCAGGCCTAGCCGGACAGGCACTGGCCAATCGCTTATCCATTCCCCATATCCATACGCCGCATTCGATCGGTGCCTGGAAACGGGACAACATGGACGGCAATCCTGACGAATTGGAACAGAAATACAACTTCCGGCGTCGTATCCGCGAAGAGAAGGTGGTGTTCGACGAGTGCGATTTATTGATCGCCACGACTCCCGTCCAGCGAGATTTTCTCCTCCGTCCCGATGGAGAATACGATTGCACGCGGAACAAAATCCGAGTCATTCCTCCTGGCTATGACGACCGCCGTTTCTTCCCTGTCTCGCGAGCTTCACGCCGCAGTCTCAAACAACAGTTTGGACTCGATGGCCGCATCGTGCTGGCTCTGGGGCGGATCGCCAACAACAAGGGTTACGACCTCTTGATCCGTTCGATGAAAGAAGTCTTTGATCGTGTCCCAGAGGCAAAACTGGTATTGGCGATCGGCTCGACCTCTCCAAATCCTCAAGAAGCGGAAATGGTTGACGGCTTCAAGAATCTATCACGAGAGTTAGGGATAGAAGATCGCGTGATCTACCACGACTATATCCCTGATGAAGAACTGCCCGATTATTATCGTGCCGCTGACGTCTTTGCCCTCAGCAGTCGCTACGAACCATTCGGCATGACTGCCGTCGAAGCCATGGCCTGTGGGACACCCACAGTTGTGACTACCGAAGGTGGCTTATGGGAACAAGTCATGTGGGGCCGCGATGCGATTTATGCCAATCCATTTGATCCTCCCGCATTTGGCCATGCGATCGCCTCGGTGCTGCAATATGATGAAATCTACGACCAACTGGCGAAATACGGTTGCCAGAAAGCGCGTGCCCATTTCACCTGGACTGGCATCGCTCAACAATTGCTAGCGTCGGTGGACGATATTCCGCGTACTCCGCAAGAACCCAATCTTGTGTTCGAAGAAGCACCGATCCATAGTCTAGCAGGAGAAAAGTCGTGGACGACCGGTTCCTGATTGTCAGCGATGTCGACGGAACCATGCTGGGAGATGACGACGCACTGGAACGATTTGCTGCATGGCTGTCCTCGCGTCGTGAACAGTTTTATCTGGCCTACAATTCGGGACGCTTATCCGCTTCTATTCGGCAATCGGTTGAGACGACGCTGTTGCCTGAACCCGATGCCTTGATTGGTGGCGTGGGAACGCAAATCGAGTTCTTTGTAAATCGCCAAACGCTCGACGATTGGCCGGTATCTGGGGCGAATTGGAATCTCCTGGTCATCCGCGATACCCTCGCCGCTTGCGAGGGACTCGACTTGCAGCCCGACGAGTTTCTCTCAGAGCACAAACTCAGTTACTACGCTTACGTTGCCAGCGAAAATGATCTGGCCCTTTGGATGTCCCTGCTCGAAAAAAACGGGCAGTGTGTCCAGATTGTCTACAACTCAGTGAGCGACCTCGATATTCTTCCCGTCGGCGTCAACAAAGGAACAGCCTGCGCAGATTTGGCCGAGCATTAGAATATTCGAGCCGAGCGGGTGCTCGTCTGCGGCGACACAGGCAATGACCGCTCTATGTTCTAGCAAGACTTGCTAGGTGTGGTCGTCGGCAATGCACTTCCTGAACTCAAATCGCTTAAGTCCTTGCATATCTACCACGCCCAAGGACACTACGCCGCAGGAGTTGAAGAGGGAATTCGCTATTGGCTGGAGGCAAGTCTTCGTTAGCCGCGTCGTGGCTGCCAGGTTCCTCGAGGCAGAGCGTGTTCCCGGGCTCAAAACTGCCCATCCGGTTCTGGCTCCAGATGCAGATCGTGGCAGGCTTTCACGAAACTGGCTGCACTCCACGCTTGATACGCCTTGCCCATCGGCCGACCAGTTTCGGCGTGATGCCATTCGTTAAACTCCCACTCGTTCTTCACTCCCTGCGAACAGAGACTCGCCAATTTGACTAATTCGCGACGAGCAACCTCGGGCATCCCCAGCTTGTGAATGTAACGAACCCACAAACCGCCGATGAAGGGCCAGATGCCACCGTTGTGGTAATGATTGGGCAGATTGAGGACGTTGACCGCAAAATAGTCACGCCACTCCGGATCGCCAGCGTGAATCGGCGGGTACATGTTGCGCACTGGCCCTGGCTCGTTGACGCCAACTCCCCACAAGAACCGGAACGTCATCATCGCCCGATCCTTGTCAACCAGCTTTGTCAGATACGCCAGGAGGTTGCCGTAGACATCGCATCGCCAGCTGTAATTGAATGGCGATACTTGCG contains:
- a CDS encoding STAS domain-containing protein; its protein translation is MPIQTTSKDGILTIHILDDRLVEPVVLERLFEDLNTEVNKSTEDRVIIDFSPVLFMASSALSKLVQLNKKSKEYNAKLKLSGICPEIMEVFKITKLNKVFDIAANEDAARKAFNKTGLFR
- a CDS encoding glycosyltransferase, which gives rise to MMSQSSQRIMMISTHGYVAAEPEFGKPDTGGQVVFVIELSRCLARLGYEVDILTRQFEDQPAVEPVDDRVRVLRFPCGGRHFIPKETLCEAIPEWVQRVATFIRDESLDYNFINSHYWDAGLAGQALANRLSIPHIHTPHSIGAWKRDNMDGNPDELEQKYNFRRRIREEKVVFDECDLLIATTPVQRDFLLRPDGEYDCTRNKIRVIPPGYDDRRFFPVSRASRRSLKQQFGLDGRIVLALGRIANNKGYDLLIRSMKEVFDRVPEAKLVLAIGSTSPNPQEAEMVDGFKNLSRELGIEDRVIYHDYIPDEELPDYYRAADVFALSSRYEPFGMTAVEAMACGTPTVVTTEGGLWEQVMWGRDAIYANPFDPPAFGHAIASVLQYDEIYDQLAKYGCQKARAHFTWTGIAQQLLASVDDIPRTPQEPNLVFEEAPIHSLAGEKSWTTGS
- a CDS encoding M90 family metallopeptidase gives rise to the protein MFFGWLRERRRRRLLAEPWPSEWESHLCDNVWQYSLLDTTRQQRVRDFVHVMLQEKDWAGGNRLIVTDEMRVSIAGQAALLTLGFEKSYYFDRLQTIIVYPGVYQSRPAESSELLLGHLESPQSFPDVRSGESWQGGPIVLAWQAVLSEGRRPKCGRSVVIHEFAHHMDSLDGTTDGSPPMTDYKFEKQWFRVTSAEFTRLVQSSQRGERTLLDRYGATNHAEFFAVASECFFTRPHLMAVEHGELFAALERLFGQDPREWLPSPSNA